From Peromyscus maniculatus bairdii isolate BWxNUB_F1_BW_parent chromosome 8, HU_Pman_BW_mat_3.1, whole genome shotgun sequence, a single genomic window includes:
- the Sost gene encoding sclerostin: MRQRGFKKATASRLGTGACARDCPPSGTMQLSLAQCLVCLLVHAAFPAAEGQGWQAFKNDATEIIPGLREYPEPPQELENNQTMNRAENGGRPPHHPYDTKDVSEYSCRELHYTRFVTDGPCRSAKPVTELVCSGQCGPARLLPNAIGRAKWWRPNGPDFRCIPDRYRAQRVQLLCPGGAAPRARKVRLVASCKCKRLTRFHNQSELKDFGPETARPHKGRKPRPRARGAKANQAELENAY; encoded by the exons ATGAGGCAGAGGGGCTTTAAAAAGGCCACTGCATCTAGGCTGGGGACTGGAGCCTGTGCTAGGGACTGCCCTCCATCTGGCACCATGCAGCTCTCACTGGCCCAGTGTCTTGTCTGTCTGCTTGTTCATGCAGCCTTCCCTGCTGCGGAGGGCCAGGGGTGGCAAGCCTTCAAGAATGATGCCACAGAAATCATCCCTGGGCTCAGAGAGTACCCTGAgcctccccaggagctggagaacAACCAGACCATGAACCGGGCCGAGAACGGAGGAAGACCTCCCCACCATCCCTATGACACCAAAG ACGTGTCGGAATACAGCTGCCGTGAGCTGCACTACACCCGCTTCGTGACCGACGGGCCGTGTCGCAGCGCCAAGCCGGTCACCGAGCTGGTGTGCTCCGGCCAGTGTGGCCCCGCGCGCCTGCTGCCCAACGCCATCGGCCGCGCGAAGTGGTGGCGCCCGAACGGACCCGACTTCCGCTGCATCCCGGACCGCTACCGCGCTCAGCGGGTGCAGCTGCTGTGCCCCGGGGGCGCGGCGCCGCGCGCGCGCAAGGTGCGTCTGGTGGCCTCCTGCAAATGCAAGCGCCTCACACGCTTCCACAACCAGTCGGAGCTCAAGGACTTCGGGCCCGAGACCGCGCGACCGCACAAGGGTCGCAAGCCACGGCCCCGCGCCCGGGGCGCCAAAGCCAACCAGGCGGAGCTGGAGAACGCCTACTAG